The Bombus fervidus isolate BK054 chromosome 6, iyBomFerv1, whole genome shotgun sequence genome contains a region encoding:
- the LOC139987974 gene encoding uncharacterized protein, with protein sequence MTKLKKFFDDDNFWWKIFKKRNFNCCEQKLPHLHGYLDGTMVTLKILEEKIEANDGFITSTPVKSGPSSHSAKSSAQKRKYREQDGDEIEGRPRKYVDASTNTEKIDDSYQDRNPVICNKHQDNPGSLKAKKEDAEVYQEQHDSGEPQTSKDNHVVDTTMRLSRNWYTKNTMDVGNTERPSVTFNSENMAKRSIIAADISTSMDILPNAQHRTIKPSIKNLKNVMERNFSVRSSFTKEQKGKIKKQEGNH encoded by the exons ATGACGAAGctaaaaaaatttttcgatGACGATAATTTCTGGTGGAAGATATtcaagaaacgaaatttcaactGTTGCGAACAGAAATTACCACATTTGCATGGTTACTTAGATGGAACTATGGTTACTTTGAAGATATTAGAGGAAAAGATCGAA GCGAACGATGGTTTCATTACTTCAACACCGGTAAAATCAGGTCCTTCGTCACATTCGGCTAAATCATCCGCTCAGAAAAGAAAGTATAGGGAGCAAGACGGAGATGAGATTGAGGGACGTCCTAGAAAATATGTAGATGCGTCCACGAATACtgaaaa AATTGACGATTCTTATCAAGATCGAAATCCCGTCATTTGTAATAAACATCAAGACAATCCAGGAAGTTTGAAAGCAAAGAAAGAGGATGCAGAGGTCTATCAAGAGCAACATGATTCAGGGGAACCACAAACGTCAAAAGATAATCACGTGGTTGATACTACaa TGAGATTATCTAGAAATTGGTACACTAAGAATACCATGGATGTTGGAAATACGGAGAGACCATCGGTTACATTTAACAGCGAGAATATGGCGAAAAGATCAATTATTGCTGCTGATATCAGCACATCGATGGATATACTACCg AACGCTCAACATAGGACTATAAAACCTTCGATTAAAAACTTAAAGAACGTAatggaaagaaacttttcagtcAGAAGTTCCTTTACGAAAGAGCAGAAAGGAAAGATTAAGAAACAAGAAGGAAACCATTAA